The Candidatus Cloacimonadota bacterium genome includes the window GCTCATACAGAGTCCCAGCAGCATAATTTGAGTATGGATTTCCAATATCCCAGATACCATCTGCTTCCAACAATTTTACACCTTTTCGGCCAGATTTTCCATTAACAGAATTTGCCTCAAACCTACTATATGGCTTTCCATCTACATAAACGATTTCATCATAAATTACATAATCATCAATATGCCAGATACACAGTCCACCATTTGTTTCAGCTTCAAGATATGGGTCATAAGTAGGAAGCATAAAATCATATTCATTGTTTGGCAGCCAGTTTGTAGTGTCGGCAGGATATAGTGGAACTCTCTTAGTAACATCATCAAGTTTTATACCAGTTGTTCCATCTCCATCAATATCAGTCTCGCGATTCTCCAATAAGAAATATTCCTCATCATTAATTGGGATTTTGATAAACTGAGGATTTGCAGTAAAAGGAAATTCAGCAGCATCAATTAATATTTCCTTTGGGGAAGTAACTTCAACATATTTTCCCGAATTCTTGAATGCATTTTCCCATATAAGTAATCTTGACCAGACAGACGGTAGGATTGGGAGTGCTCCTTCTATAACAATAGTATCTTGCGGACTTACTGTGGCGTCTATAGAAACCACAGCTGTCATTCCGCCGCTATCCATAATATCCCAGTAGCCCACAGCAGGAAACATATTGTTTGTATTGTATAAATCAACAAAGCCAAGACTATGTCCGAATTCATGAACCATTTCCGCAATTGGTGCTCCAAATCCGAACTGGTAATGTCTACTTTTGTAAAAGTCTTGTGAGATTGTTTCTGGCACATTTGCTGCTTCCTTGATATATGTTGTATCACCAGCACTATTTGTAACAGCGATTGAATCATCCTCTAAACTAATAAAGAATGAGGGAAGGTCACAAGGTGTGTCCCAAAAAACATCATGCTGCCAATCAGAACCTGCATGAATTAGCATAATGTGATTGTAGTCAGAAAAGTTAATATCAGAAGTTTGAGGAAAATTTGTTGTATCTGCTGAAATTATAGCATCTTTGAAATATTCAGTAAATCTTTCAGTTTTTAAATTCCAATCTTCAGTATCTGGATTATAATAAGCCATTTCATGAGGGAGATGATACGCTGTATCGGCTTTATTAGGAAATATTTTAAAATGGAAATTAACTTCAGTGAAAGGGTCAAATGAGTTTAAGACGCCTAAACTTGCAGTTTGATAATAGTATTGCATTGCAATGATACATTGATGAAAATATGTAGAGTCATGAGGAGGAGAACCAATTGTTCTAACTGAATCTAATTCGCTATTTTCATCAGTAAAATAATCATAATCGCTAAAGTCAAATTTTCCATTTCCTGTTGTTTTAGGATTATCAGGTTCTTCTTTTATAAAATCAACCAAGAGCACAAGGAGATTAACTCCATATTCATCACCATTTCTTTTTAAAAATTTCTTTCTTTCTTTACGAATCTGAAACTTTTCTCTATAAATATTGGGTAAACGTTTAATTTTCTGAAAATGCTTTGTAATACGAGTATCTTCTTTTTTTAGAATTTTCAAATTATTTGTTTTACCTACTGCAAGAAAGGGAAAAACAAACAAGATTAAATAGAATACAATTATTACATTTTTCAGTGAGACAATCTTAGTATTGGCTTTCAATATCATATTATTACCCTTTTATAAAGATTTTGATGATGAACATATTTTACCATTACACAATAATTGCAAAAGAGAATTCTCAGATTATTTAGTGGTATTATTAGAATTTTATCCCTAAAGAAAAGGTTTTATTATTAGTAGTAAGTTCACCAGCAGGTTGTAGGGCAAAATCAAATGATAATTCTTTTCCTTTGGAGAATTCATAACTAATACCACCACCAAATGAAACACCTCTGATATGCCCTGCAACATCATTTACATAACCAGCTCGTAAAGAGATTAGATTGTAGTATTTGTATTCCACACCAATATTTTCTATCATAGAATCAATCTCATACTGAAAGTCGTCATCATACAATGAGGTAAACCATCTTTTCCATAAAGGGTCTTCTGGCTTCACAAGCATCTTGTTTATATCAGCAGAAGCTGTCATTTTGTTATATTTTGAATCAAGAATTTTATAAGAAAAGCCAGCTCGTAAATTTAAGGGCATAGGTTGACTATTTTCTGAATTAGCATAAGTCATATCTGGACCAAAATTTTGGATATTAATTCCACAGGAAAGACGGGGGATGATAAAATTCTTTTTTAGTAAACCCATATCAACTACAAATGTATATCCTGTTCCCTCTAATTGGGAATCTCCCATATTTATTGGTGGGCATAATCCACTAATGATTCCTTTAATATTTATGCCTATTCCAAGATCATTTTTAATTTCAGTGCCATATACAGCACCAATAGCAATTTCATAACTGGTAAAAGTACACAAATAATCTCCATTTTTATCTCTTGCTTCTGATTCACCATAAGTCATATAGGTTACATTTAATCCCAGTGATCCAATTCCTTCAAAATATTGAACATATCCGAGATATTCGTAGTACATATCATCTATAACATCGCCAAACCAATTTGAGTGCATAAGGTCTATATCAGAATGTTTGATGAAAGCAAGTCCGCCTGGGTTCCACCAGGAAGCGATTCCTCCCTCTGCTATTGATACATAAGAGTGGCCCATCCCACCCGGGCGTGAGCCAGGTTCAATAAGCAGGAATATGCAAGTTGCTTCAGATCCAGCGTATGCTGGTATAGTTGATACAACAGCGAAGCTTATAAATAATCCTAGACATAGGATTAGTTTAATTTTTTTATTCATTTTTTATGGTCTCCTTTGGATGATTTTATGAATAATTTAATAATTTCATTTGCCTTATAAACCTTTAAGGCAAACTAACGTATTGAACGCAAATATATGGTTAAATAGCAAGATAAAATACGATTACTCCTAAGTTACACATTTTTAGTGCCGAAGGCCGGACTCGAACCGGCATGCTGTAAAACAGCGCTGGATTTTGAGTCCAGTGCGTCTACCAATTTCGCCACTTCGGCTTTAACAAAAAAATATATTTTCTATTATTGATGTCAATTTTTTTTATCCTATTAAAGAAAAAATTTTCTAATTAGATTTCATTTGCTTATTATTAAAATAGTGCAAACTATCCTCTATTTTACCAGTCTTTTTTCTTAACTCAGAGATTCTATTATGAAGCATTTCCTTTTTTTCTTCATCGTTTTCATTCTGCAGCATTATCTGGTAGATATCCATAACTTCATTGTATAAACCGAATTTTTCATAGATGTCTGCAAGCATCTGATAATATTCATTCCTTTCATCATGACGAGTTGATTGGATAGTTGAATTCAATGTGTTTATAGCCAACAGGAAATTGTTCTCGGCTAATAAGCCATCTATAAGAAGTTTATATGCTTTCTTTTTAAAATTAGATTCAGGAAAATTTTGGGTAAGATTATTTATATTTTTAATAGTATTCTTCCAGTCCTTTTGTTCATGATAAATCAAAGCTAATTGAAAATATACGGAATCCAACCAACTTACTTCTGGATTTATATCAACTATTTTGTTATACTCATTAATTGATTCAGCGTATTTCCTGATTTTGAAATAATAATTTCCCAGCTCAAACCTGAGTTCTGGACAAAGCTTACTGCGAGGATATTTTTTAATGAAGTTTTGAAATATCTCAGTTGGATGTTTTGTTATACCAAGATAGTAATTACAACGTTCTATCTGGAAAAAGGCATAATCCTTGATGTCTAAATCAAAATTATGATAAACGAAATTTTGATAAAGAAGCTTCGCTTTTGAGTAATCTTCTCTTGAGAAATATATATCTCCCATTTTTTTTAAGGATAGAATTCCTAATTTTGAAAACGGAAATCTATCATTAAGTTCAGAAAAGATTGTAAAAGCCATATCCGTGTAATCCAGCATTAAATAGGAGTCAGCAATATTGAAAAGAGCATATAAAGACAGTGAATCCTCTGGATTTTTGCAAAGGTATTCTTCAAAATAAGCGATTGATTCGTAATACTCTCTATTTTGTTGGAGCATTTTACCAGAAAAGTATAAAAAAGGACTATCTCCTTGAATCTTTCCCTTTTTAAAGATAAATAACGAATCTATTGAATCAAGCTTTATCTCTAATTCATTGCTCCATAATTGAATGGAAAATAATATCAATATTATAAGAGGTAGGAAATGCTTCATTTATAAATTATTATTAAGATAGATTTACCGAAACGATTTTAGAAACTCCGCTTTCCTCCATAGTAATTCCATATAGGTAATCAACGGCTTCCACAGTTCGTTTATTATGAGTAATAATGATAAATTGGGTGCTCTCTGAAAATTTATTTAAAAGATGAAGGAAACGATTTATATTAGCATCATCCAGTGGTGCATCAATCTCATCAAGAATACAAAATGGACTCGGTTTTACCAGATATATTGAGAACATCAAAGCTATTGCAGTTAGAGCTTTTTCTCCTGTAGAAAGTAGATTTATATTTAAGATTCTCTTTCCTTTCGGGCTGGCAAGGATTTCAATTTTTGAATCTAATGGATGTGATATATCTTCCAAACGGAGAGTTCCTTTACCACCATTAAAAACTTCTTTGAAAATCATTTCAAAATTTTCTTGAATTTGTTTAAAAGTATTTAAAAACATCTTTTTTGCAGTTTCGTTAAGTTGTGAAATTGCCTGCTGTAGATTCTTTTGAGATTGTATCAAATCTTCCATTTGTTCATTTAGAAATTTTAGTCGTTTTTTTTGAGTAGCATAGTCATCAATTGCTGCTAAATTTATTGGACCTAAATTATCAAGCAGTTTTTGATTCTTTACTATCTCGCTGTTTAAATCATTTGGGTCTAAACCTGCATATTCTTTCTCATTATCGTGTGTAAGGTCATGATGAAAATGAGAGATTACATTCTCCTGGATATGATTCAAATTCAATTTTGCCTCTTGAATTTTTAATTCAATATTTTGTTTATTTTCAGTAAAAATATCCTTTTTAAATTCAAATTCGTGTAATTTTAATTTAAGCTCATCTATTTGGTCCTGAAGTGTATGAAATTGATTTTCTTCTTTTAGTGCTTTTGCCTTAAATTTATTCAGTTCCTTAATCTCGGAGCGGAATTTGTTTTCTAATTCATCTATTAATTTTTCTAAATTCGCAATCTCTTTTTTCTGTGGGTCAATAGTTTCTTTTAGTTTTGTTAATAGATTATCGTTTTCATTCATAATAAGCTTGTTTTTGCGAATATTTTCTGAAATAAAATATACATCTTTTTCTAATTTTGCGATTTCTATATTTAATCTCTGCAGATTTTGTTCAGTTTTAGACCTCTGATTTCTAAGATGCTGTAGTTCTTTCCGAATTTCATCCTGTTTGGCAATTAAATCCTCAGTATTATTTTCTGGTAATTCTTTTAGTTGCGCTTCAATATTTTTTTGCCTATATTCAATTTTAATCAAGTCCTTTTTAGTTTTATTTAGGATATCTTTTGTTTCCTTTTGTAAATTTGTGAAATTATCAAGTTGCAGGGAAAGTTGTATTTTTTCTTTTCTTTTATCCATCAGAATGGATTCAAGTTTTTTAATCTTGTCAGAAACAGATATCATTTTTTCGCTTTTCTGTTTTTTATTAGAAGCTATGTCCTTTAATTTTTTATTCAAATCATCAAGCATGATAGATTTTTTCTGGATATCACCCTGAATTTTTTTGATTTTTTTCTTCCTTGATAATAGTCCATCAGTATAGGAATTATGCCAATTAGTTTTCACAATTCCAAAACTGCTAAACATTTCACCATCATTTGAGATGAAATGTAATTCACGATAAGAGTCACGATTTTCAAAAGCTAACTTTTTTGCTGTCTGTCTATCAGGAACCATGTAGATATTTTCAAGAATTTTTGGATTGATGTTCAAATTATTTATCTTTACCAAACTTGTTAAAGGTATTGCAGAATCATACTTATTAATTTCTAAATTTTGTGAACAAGTTTGATTATTCAGAGCGTTTTCAACAAGTATATTTGAATTAAGACCTTCTTTTTGAAGTAAAGACAGTATCTTCTCAATTTCATTTTCAGGGCAGACTGCGGATGAGATGAGATATTTTAATGTGTTTTCAATAAGAGAGATATATTTATCATCAATTTCAATACGGTCACTCATTATAGAAATGTTTTTTTTATCTGAAAAATACTCAATAATCTTTTTTGTGCCTTCTTCGTAACCAGATAAACTGCTTTCCCAATCAATTAACTGTTGAACTTCTTTCTCAAGAGACTTTGTTTGCAATTCATCATTATGAATTTGTTTTAATAAATTGTTTTCTAAGTCAGTCAGCTCCCGCATTTCTAATTCAAGGGAGGATTTTTGCTCAAGTAGATAATTTAATTCAGATTTGCGTTGTTTTTCATATTCTTTATTTTTAGCAATTAGTTTAAATAGATTCTCAATTTTGGTTTTATATTTATAAATCTTACTTTGCAGAATCTCTTTTTGTTCAGACATTACATTCTTTTTTGTGCTAATTTCAGATTTTTCATTTAATAGTATTTTTTGACTACCCGTTATATTGTTTATTTTATTGCTTATTTCTTCAAGAGATGAATTCTGTTTGTTAATTTTGTCTATAATAATGGATAATTGGCTTTTTATATTCTGAGCGTTGATTTTTTTTTCTGAAAGTTTTTCCGTAATTGTCTTGGATGCTTTAATATCCTTTTCTAAATTCTCTTTTACAGATACATTCTGGTCTTCAATTTTCTGAATTCTTTTTGTATTTTCTGTAAGAACTGATTTATTATTATAAATCTGCTGCCGATTAAGTAAGATTTCTTTTTCATAGTTATTGATTCTGGTTTCAATATCTTTTAATTTGTTTTGTTCTTCTTTCAATTTTTTTTCAATGCTTAATAGGCTATTGTTTTTTTGATTATATGTTTGTGTAGATTTTGATATATTCTTGATGGTTTCAGTTAATTTTTTTTCAATATTTAGGTATTCGTTATCTAATGGCTTGAGTTGTTTTTGTACCTCAAAGAATTTTATACCTTCAACTTGTATTTGGATTTTATTAATTTTTTGTTTCAGGTTTTGGTATCTCTTTGTTTTTCCCACCTGATGGCGAAGTATGCCTACCTGATGCTTCACTTCAGCTATTATATCTTCAAGGCGAGTAAGGTCATTCTTAACTGATTTGAGTTTATTTTCACTTATTTTTTGACTCTGTCTATATTTCATAATTCCAGAAGCTTCTTCAAACAGGTATCTACGTTCTTCATCATTGCTGCTGAGCAGTTCATCAATCATAGCTTGTTCCATAAAGGAGTATGCTCGTCGTCCCATTCCAGTATCGTAGAATAGGTTAAGAATGTCTTTTAATCGGCAGGAATTATTATTAATTTTAAACTCACTCTCTCCATCTCTATGGACTTTTCTTGTTATTGTGACCTCTTCAAAATCAACAGGCAGGATTTTTTTGTCATTATCAATTATTATAGAAACTTCAGTGAAACTATGTGGTGCACGTTTTCTGGTTCCTTTGAATATAACATCTCTCATTGAATCCCCGCGCAACTTTCTTGGATTTTGCTCTCCAAGGACCCAGTGAATTGCATCGGAAATATTAGATTTTCCACAACCGTTTGGGCCAACAATTCCAGTTAGTCCCTTTGAGAAACTGAATTTTGTTGTATCGGCAAAGGACTTAAATCCTGTCAATTCTAATTGTGTTAATTTCAATCATTCTCCTATAAAAATGAAACTTGAAACTGGAAATTGGAAACTTGGGAAATAATCAAGTATTCCATCTTCGCTGTGCTTCCACCCTCCGTCCCGAAAAAAGTCGGGACTGCGGAGGACAGGTTGACGGACAGGCAAGTTTCTAAAACCCTGTTTCTATTCCAAAATGCAAAGTTCCATCAAGCGGATTAGTCCATTGTCTATCCTGATATCCAATTCCATAATCAATTTTTATAATTCCGATTTTACTTTTCATATGGATTCCAAACCCACATCCTAAAAGATGTCTATTCTCTGCACTATAGCCATAGTCCAAAAATGCAAATGCCCTTGAATCTCTAGAAAGAAGATAACGATATTCTATATTGAATATACAAAATTTGTCTGATTTGAATTGATTGTCAATAAAACCCCGCAGATTATCGTATCCGCCAAAATAATAATAATCATATTTTGAAAGGGAATCTCCAGAAGTATAGAGCAGATTTGTGCGACCGCGTAAAGACAATATATTATTTTTACTTTTATTAATCGGGATGTTACATTGGATATCTGCAGAAATTTCTTGATGATAGGATTTCTTGTTTTTCCAATTTATAGCGTATGATAGAGAATAATAATAACCTGTTTTCGGATTTATAGGATAGTCTAATTTGTCTTTTCTCCATTCTGCTCCAACTCCTTTTTTATTTGTGCGAATAGTATCCTGAAGACTGCTTTTCGTAAAGATTTTCACACCAATTTTATCATAGCTGCTCATTAAGAAGTTTGTCTTTAATTGAAATTCAGAATTAACATAAATTGTATCAATGCTTTTTCTTTTAAAAGATAATTCTGCAGAAATTTGCTGATGTAAGATAAAAGGTTCTATGTATGATATGTAGAATTGAGAGGAATTTTTTTTCAATTTTCTCCAGGAAAGGTTTATTTCTCTGTCTGTGCCTAAAATATTTAGAAAAGTGAAATCAATGTATCCTGTAAGTTTTTCAATAAATGAAACATCTTCTTGAGAAGCGAATCCCAGGACACCTTGAAAATGGTTCATCTGTTTTTCTTTTATTGTGATTAATAATTCTCTTTTATTAAGAGGAACAATTTCAGCATCTGAAATGTATTTCTTATGAATTAGATTCCGTTTTGCTGATTCTATCCTTGAGTTTCTATAGATTTTATTCTCTTCAAAATTTGTAATAAGTTTTAATGTCTTATCTTTAGTAATTTCATTCCCTTTGAAAATTAGCTCAGAAATTCTAACAAAATCATTTTCTATAATTCTGCACAGGACAGATATTTTTTCATTATTTATTGATAGACTGTCTATTGCAACTTCACAAAATGGATAACCTTTCTCTCCATAAGCATCGACAATGGATTTCAAATCTGCATTTAGCTTTTCGATTGAGAAGGGCTGAGCGGATTTTGTAGAGATCATCTTTTTCAATTTATCATTTGAAAAGTACCGATTGCCAGAGAAGTTAATATCCGATACTATAAGCTTATTGTTTTCAAGGATTTCAATTTTTATGTTTACGAATTCTCCAGATTCATCTGGTAGAACTTCTGGAGGGAGAATTTGTATTAAATAAAATCCTTTATTTTTATAGAGTTGAAGAACATTGTTTAAATTATTATTAAGCTCCTGATAGGAGAACTCATCGCCTTCCTTTATTCTTAATGATTTAAGAATTTCTGCTTGAGAGAAATGTTTATTGCCTGTAATTTCAATGGATTTGATTTTTAGGGGTTCAGCAAATAATGGATAGAAAAAAAGAAGCGACAGGAATAAAATGATGCCTGCGAAGTGAGTTTTTAATTGATTCTTATGCAAAATATATGTAATCAAGTTTGAATTTATTAACAGTTTAATTTATATTATAAACGATATGAATAGGTTATAAGTATATTTTATATCATTTTTTATTATTTGGATATAAATCCTTGTATTCAATCATTTCCCCGTTTTCATTATGCAGTTGCCCACAAATAGGACATTCATAGACAGTGATTCCATTTATTTTTGTTTTTATTAATAATGCAGTGCAGACTTGGCAGGATAAGGATTCTTTCATATTTTATTTCCTTTTCTTACTTTAATATGTTCATAAAACCACGAAAAGGTGTCATTCCCACCCCTCTCCATGTCATTCCCGCGGATGCGGGAATCCAGTTTATTCAAACCAATCTTTTGATAAGTCCTTCCATTCAGGATTCTCTTTCTCAATAAGCTCAATTTTCCATTTTCTATACCATTTTTTTAATTGCTTTTCTCTTTGAATAGCAAATCTAATGTCATTTGTTGTTTCAAAGTGAACAAGTTTATCAACACTATATTTTTTGGTAAAACCCCCAATAGTTTTATTCTTATGCTCATACATTCTTCTTTCTAAATTGTTTGTAACGCCGATGTATAAAGTACCATTTCTTTTGCTTGCTAAAATGTAAACATAGTATGTTTTATCCATATAGAAATCTCAAGTAATGAATTTTCCTTTTATGGATTCCCGATCAGGTCGGGAATGACAGTGGAGTGAAAGAATTGTGGGGTGGGCAGGTAATGTTTTTTTTATTTATTTTAAACATTTTTATCCCCAATTCATGCTTCCTTGTCATTCCCGTGAAAGCGGGAATCCAGTCTTTAAAACCAATCATTTGATAAGTTTCAACTTTTTTTGTGTCACTTTTTCTTTAATCCCCAACAGATTAGTGGGCTAAAAGTATTTAACTATTTTGCATTTATTTTTAAATCATTTTTTGAATAACCAAAAAGTGATATGGTTCTATAACATAAATCTACAATACTATTTGCACTAAGATTGGTTTCAACATAAATATTAGTATGCTTAATTTTTTTATGTTTTCGTAATTCATTCCCATTTTTTGTATAGTATGGTCGCTTGCGACCAACAAGTGATAAAACTTTATCAAATTCATTTTTATTAGTAGAAACAATAACATCACATAAAGTAATTAAAACATCTTTCCAAAAACGAACCTCATACTCAGTACCTCTGAATATAAATGAAGATATTGATTTCCCAGAATATCTACTTTTTGTTTTAGTAAATACCCTTTGTATTTTTTCTGTCTTAGGATATGAAACAGGTTTTTGAACTTGTATTTCTGATATAATTAAAGAGTCCTTATTTTTTGATAGGAAATTTTCTATCTGTTCATCAGTTGCTTTATAACCACATAACTTTTCTGTTGTTTCATTTAATAAATCAACAAGCAAGTCATCAGATTCAGAAATAATTTTATTCCAAGCCTTTTTAATAGTTAATTGAATAATGTTTTTCTTTTTCTGGCTTGTGTAAATTGCTTCTGCATTTGTTATAGCCTGTCCTGATGAAACATTTTCTTTAGAAAGAAAATCAATAAATCTATCAGCAACATTTTCAGATTCTTGTTGAAGTAAGTCTATTGAGTAGAATTTTCTTTGTTCCCAACTACCTTCATTTAACGGAAGATAAAACCACCAGGTTATACCATTAGTTAAAACTGCCAGTTTGACACCTTCCTGAAAAGAATAATTGAGCAACTGAGCTTGATGGTTTTCTAATTCTTCACTAATTTTTTTTACTTCAATGAAAACCTTGTTGCTATTATTAATTCTCAAAGAATAATCAACTCTTTGAGAACCAACTGAATATTCTGGACTTACTTCAGAAATATTAAAAGTATCCCAACCAAGTAAACTTAGTAATCTCAGTACAATCGCTTGTTTTGTAGCAGCTTCATCAAATGTTTCAATCCTTCTGTCAGATTTTAAACTTTCAGTAAATGATATTATTTTGTCTTTCATCCTTCCTCCAAATTTAAATAAAAATATTTAATTATTTTCTTAACAAAGCCAAATAGGCATATAAGTAATCCTATCTTCCTGAGAAAATTTTCCGTCATATAAGATATAACCCTTTTTGATTTCCGGGTATTCAAAAATAAATTCTTTTAGATTATTTATATTAACTCTTTTAGATAATTCACAAAAAACAAAATTTTCAAGATAATTTTTAAATTTATTTGAAAAAAGTCATAACTTTTTTGAAATATATTTAAAAAAAGTCTAAACTATTTTTAAAAATCCTACAGAATATATCTGAAATTTAAAAAATTCAAATAGTCATTGCAATTGGGGAGGGGAATCCAGTCTTTTGGTTATTATTCTCACTTCTAAACAAATAATTCCAAAAGAATTAATTAGTGTGCATCCGTAAACTTGAAAATCTGGTAGA containing:
- a CDS encoding restriction endonuclease subunit R gives rise to the protein MKDKIISFTESLKSDRRIETFDEAATKQAIVLRLLSLLGWDTFNISEVSPEYSVGSQRVDYSLRINNSNKVFIEVKKISEELENHQAQLLNYSFQEGVKLAVLTNGITWWFYLPLNEGSWEQRKFYSIDLLQQESENVADRFIDFLSKENVSSGQAITNAEAIYTSQKKKNIIQLTIKKAWNKIISESDDLLVDLLNETTEKLCGYKATDEQIENFLSKNKDSLIISEIQVQKPVSYPKTEKIQRVFTKTKSRYSGKSISSFIFRGTEYEVRFWKDVLITLCDVIVSTNKNEFDKVLSLVGRKRPYYTKNGNELRKHKKIKHTNIYVETNLSANSIVDLCYRTISLFGYSKNDLKINAK